The following proteins come from a genomic window of Miscanthus floridulus cultivar M001 chromosome 2, ASM1932011v1, whole genome shotgun sequence:
- the LOC136540727 gene encoding bHLH transcription factor RHL1-like, whose product MALSFHPTTAPLFGHHRLPAAADMMSFLQDDDGHSEVTDALLGFVYDPLDASNAALDDLLSLPLDGATGAEWHCGKRQRIGTGSQQVPAMTGALTNDEYVLQLPLPPPPPPPVPVPDPTTKVPEPLVFVRGAAANKAGGGACQSVQKSAARQRRKRISEKTAELARLIPGAHKLNTAEMLEEAARHVKLLQAQVGVLALMRAAGSSEEEEKMPSPMAQERMHALLACGSVQERLAAEGKCLVPTSLVDAVAKDDAAKANPVVRRDLGRFVASLQQGQ is encoded by the exons ATGGCGCTAAGCTTCCACCCGACAACCGCCCCGCTGTTCGGCCACCACCGCCTCCCCGCCGCCGCGGACATGATGAGCTTCCTCCAGGACGACGACGGCCACTCCGAGGTCACCGACGCGCTGCTCGGCTTCGTGTACGACCCGCTCGACGCCTCCAACGCCGCGCTCGACGACCTCCTCAGCCTCCCGCTCGACGGCGCCACCGGGGCCGAGTGGCATTGCGGCAAGAGGCAGCGCATTGGCACTGGCAGCCAGCAGGTGCCGGCGATGACGGGGGCTCTGACGAATGACGAGTACGTCCTGCAACTGCCActgccgcccccgcccccgcccccggtcCCGGTCCCGGACCCGACGACGAAGGTTCCGGAGCCGCTCGTGTTCGTGCGCGGCGCGGCCGCCAAcaaggccggcggcggcgcgtgccAGTCCGTCCAGAAGTCGGCGGCGAGGCAGCGCCGGAAGCGGATCAGCGAGAAGACGGCCGAGCTGGCGCGCCTCATCCCCGGGGCGCACAAGCTCAACACCGCCGAGATGCTGGAGGAGGCCGCTCGCCACGTGAAGCTCCTGCAGGCGCAGGTCGGCGTGCTCGCCCTCATGCGCGCCGCCGGCTCAAGCGAG GAGGAGGAGAAGATGCCGTCGCCCATGGCGCAGGAGCGAATGCACGCGCTGCTGGCGTGCGGCAGCGTGCAGGAGCGGCTGGCCGCCGAGGGCAAGTGCCTGGTGCCAACGAGTCTGGTGGACGCCGTGGCCAAGGACGACGCCGCCAAGGCCAACCCGGTGGTGCGCAGAGACCTCGGCCGGTTCGTGGCGTCGCTGCAGCAAGGCCAGTGA